The following are encoded in a window of Cyprinus carpio isolate SPL01 chromosome A13, ASM1834038v1, whole genome shotgun sequence genomic DNA:
- the LOC109100795 gene encoding toll-like receptor 4 — protein sequence MTSTKAGSHFYDRLRSLKMNFFTVSAFMVYFSISAGESCIKITENQHYSCMGRNLSYIPPSIPSSIQTLDFSFNVLKLLQKTVFPVLSFLRVLDLSRCQIEHIENDTFYNVKNLTTLILTGNPITYFGPGCLNFLHNLQRLVLVDVGLSSLQLQMNNLTKLQELRVGTNNIQSMSLPPFMSTFKDFSLLDLHANNISIIKTDHTAVLREIGRNMTLILSLNPLLYIEQGAFKDIYLRELDIRSAFVSSAAQKAGLKSLYGLNVKRLMFGKYRCDYKIISSDAHYLDGLCFINVHEVYYYMKERHDVPVNIFRCMINATIVAVKGGIIREIANVPFHEIKELYLISSQLDTVPGKQLSHLHTLEKLVFTDNVATQIPDFIDMPKLQYVDLSSNQITSTSCCSFFSGTPELRYLNLSLNPQIGLCGFIGIGLDSLEILDFHHTRVVGMGYLSLFSNLKYLRYLDVSYSSITFVNIYCSYGLSNLKILKMAGNNFQGDVARYLFNNLTFLEHLDMSYCLVVELYPSSIKNLQRLRLLNLRGNNLMTIDFLALPILKQLTSLYVDKNSITSVPLYVLQNLPANLSEFDLSSNPIDCSCSQTDFISWIIQNQNILKQPENIFCKTFSQSSDFRATDFDTDSCVHKKRLTIVLSVCFVTVVVLSSLLVYRFQFHLQYCCILLRGYRTPAQQECSYDAFVIFSSYDGVWVMNELMENLENGVPPIQLCLHMRDFQAGKSIASNIIDEGIMGSRKIIVVVSQHFIDSAWCRFEFELALSRFMMERSANIIIIILEDVEERKTKKVFGLHKHLKKNTYLKWSRDPLRKMRFWIRLRKAIIATNQ from the exons ATGACCTCTACCAAGGCTGGCTCACATTTTTATGACCGGTTGAGATCACTCAAGATGAATTTCTTCACTGTAAGTGCTTTCATGGTTTATTTTTCAATTAGTGCTGGAGAATCATGCATAAAA ATTACTGAGAATCAGCACTACTCCTGCATGGGAAGAAACCTCAGCTATATTCCACCCAGTATTCCTTCCTCCATTCAAACTCTggatttcagttttaatgttttgaaactCTTACAGAAGACTGTTTTCCCAGTTTTGTCTTTTCTGCGAGTCCTTGATCTGTCAAG ATGCCAAATCGAGCACATTGAAAATGATACTTTCTACAATGTAAAGAATTTGACTACTTTGATTCTCACTGGAAACCCTATTACATACTTTGGACCTGGATGCTTGAATTTTTTACATAACCTACAAAGACTAGTTCTTGTGGATGTTGGTCTCTCATCCTTACAGCTTCAAATGAATAATCTAACCAAGCTACAGGAGCTTAGAGTCGGGACAAATAACATCCAGTCTATGTCTCTCCCTCCATTCATGAGCACCTTCAAAGACTTCAGTTTACTTGATCTACATGCCAATAATATATCCATCATCAAAACTGATCACACTGCTGTGTTGCGAGAGATCGGCAGAAACATGACTTTGATTCTCTCTTTAAATCCGTTATTATATATTGAACAAGGAGCTTTCAAAGACATTTATCTCAGAGAACTGGACATCCGATCTGCTTTTGTTTCATCTGCTGCTCAGAAAGCTGGTCTAAAATCCCTATATGGTCTTAATGTGAAAAGGCTAATGTTTGGAAAGTACAGGTGTGATTACAAGATTATATCATCAGATGCACACTATTTAGATGGTCTTTGCTTTATTAATGTTCATGAGGTATATTATTACATGAAAGAAAGGCATGATGTGCCAGTTAATATCTTTCGCTGTATGATAAATGCCACAATTGTAGCTGTAAAGGGTGGGATAATTCGTGAAATAGCGAATGTGCCATTTCATGAAATCAAGGAGCTTTATTTGATTTCCAGTCAATTAGATACTGTGCCAGGTAAGCAACTTTCACATCTCCATACTTTAGAAAAACTAGTATTTACAGACAACGTTGCAACCCAAATTCCAGACTTCATAGACATGCCTAAGCTTCAGTATGTGGATCTGAGTTCAAACCAAATTACATCAACATCATGCTGCTCATTTTTTTCTGGGACCCCTGAATTGAGGTATTTAAATTTGAGTCTAAATCCACAAATCGGTCTTTGTGGATTTATCGGAATCGGACTTGATTCCCTAGAGATTCTAGATTTCCATCATACAAGGGTTGTAGGTATGGGATACCTCTCGCTTTTCTCTAACTTAAAGTATTTGAGGTATTTGGATGTTTCTTATTCAAGTATCACCTTTGTTAACATATATTGCTCTTATGGGCTGAGTAatcttaaaattcttaaaatggcCGGCAATAATTTTCAGGGTGATGTAgcaagatatttatttaataatctcaCTTTTCTGGAGCACCTTGACATGTCATACTGTCTTGTGGTAGAGCTTTACCCAAGCTCAATCAAAAATCTTCAAAGGCTTAGACTTTTAAATTTGAGAGGAAACAATTTAATGACTATAGATTTCCTGGCCCTCCCAATCCTGAAACAATTAACGTCACTTTATGTCGATAAAAACAGCATTACTAGCGTCCCACTTTATGTTCTCCAAAATTTGCCCGCAAACCTTTCAGAGTTTGATTTGTCCTCTAACCCCATCGATTGCTCCTGCTCCCAGACAGATTTTATTTCGTGGATTATCCAAAATCAGAACATTTTGAAGCAACcagaaaatattttctgtaagaCCTTTTCCCAAAGCTCAGATTTTAGAGCAACAGACTTTGACACTGACAGCTGTGTGCACAAGAAGCGACTCACAATTGTTTTATCGGTATGTTTTGTTACAGTAGTAGTTCTTTCATCACTCTTGGTTTATAGGTTTCAGTTTCATCTTCAGTATTGCTGTATTTTACTGAGAGGCTACAGAACACCTGCACAACAAGAATGTTCCTATGACGCATTTGTGATTTTCTCAAGCTATGATGGAGTCTGGGTCATGAATGAACTGATGGAGAATCTGGAGAACGGTGTTCCACcgattcagctttgccttcataTGCGCGACTTTCAAGCAGGGAAGTCCATCGCTTCCAACATTATCGATGAAGGAATAATGGGCAGTCGTAAAATCATTGTGGTTGTGTCTCAACACTTCATTGATAGTGCCTGGTGTCGCTTTGAGTTTGAATTAGCTCTGTCTCGCTTTATGATGGAGCGCAGTgccaacatcatcatcatcattctggAAGATGTGGAAGAGAGGAAGACTAAGAAAGTGTTTGGACTTCATAAGCATCTGAAAAAGAACACATACCTAAAATGGAGCAGAGATCCTTTGAGAAAAATGAGATTCTGGATACGCCTCAGGAAAGCTATTATTGCCACAAAccaataa
- the LOC109100796 gene encoding toll-like receptor 4, with protein sequence MIVTFGERMIFLCLILILVNAGQGQECTTLIKDMEYSCSGKNLTHIPSSLPFSLTSLDFSFNFLSSLHKCVFPVLLNLQVLDLTRCHIKHIENYTFYNVKNLTNLILTGNPITYIGPECLNSLHNLQRLVLVDVGLSSLQLQMNNLTKLQELRVGTNNIQSVSLPPFMSTFKDFSLLDLHANNISIIKSNDTVVLREIGRNMTLILSRNPLLHIEPGAFKGMYLKEFHIQSAFVSLNAQKECLEALAGLSVDKLIIGSYRMQWKVKVSDASYLDGLCSVNFNEIYFVLKEWSDSEMHLFRCMINATKITVKKGYFRSMEYIQFRHLKELYLGPTSLSVLPFISHIPSLEKLVVKNNIPMSFNGISDLPLLQFVDLSGNFLIMKDCCSQFFQRTPNIRYMNFSQNSEIGMTNKPFSGLDLLEVLDLHHTKLVVVFYFGFLHGLKNLKYLDISYTSITLTRQMFFQNLNNLTVLKMAGNSFHGDALTYVLQNITGLEVLDISHCGIEEISRRTFIGTQKIRHLFLSRNKLMILDFLAQPELNTLTSFYVDKNSITSVPLHVLQNLPTNLSEFDLSSNPIDCSCSQTDFISWIIKNQNILKQPENIFCKTFSPSSDFRATDFDTDSCVHKKRLTIVLSVCFVTVVVLSSLLVYRFQFHLQYCCILLRGYRTPAQQECTYDAFVIFSSYDEVWVMNELMENLENGVPPIQLCLHMRDFQAGKSIASNIIDEGIMGSRKIIVVVSQHFIDSAWCRFEFELAQSRFMMERSASIIIIILEDVEERKTKKVFGLHKHLKKNTYLKWSREPLSKMRFWIRLRKAILEH encoded by the exons ATGATCGTGACATTTGGGGAACGGATGATTTTCCTATGCTTAATCTTGATTTTGGTGAATGCTGGACAAGGACAGGAATGTACCACG TTAATAAAGGATATGGAGTACTCATGTTCTGGGAAAAATTTGACTCATATTCCCAGCAGTCTTCCCTTCAGTTTGACATCTCTggatttcagtttcaatttcttGAGCTCTTTACATAAGTGTGTATTTCCTGTATTGTTGAATTTACAAGTCTTGGATCTCACAAG ATGCCACATCAAGCATATTGAAAATTATACTTTCTACAATGTGAAGAATTTGACTAATTTGATTCTCACTGGAAACCCTATTACATACATTGGACCTGAATGCTTGAATTCTTTACATAACCTACAAAGACTAGTTCTTGTGGATGTTGGTCTCTCATCCTTACAGCTTCAAATGAATAATCTAACCAAGCTACAGGAGCTTAGAGTCGGGACAAATAACATCCAGTCTGTGTCTCTCCCTCCATTCATGAGCACCTTCAAAGACTTCAGTTTACTTGATCTACATGCCAATAATATATCCATCATCAAATCCAATGACACAGTTGTGTTGCGAGAGATCGGCAGAAACATGACTTTGATTCTCTCTAGGAATCCATTATTACACATTGAACCAGGAGCTTTCAAAGGCATGTATCTCAAGGAATTTCACATACAATCTGCTTTTGTTTCATTAAATGCACAAAAGGAGTGTCTAGAAGCTCTTGCTGGTCTTAGTGTGGATAAGTTGATCATTGGTAGTTACAGAATGCAGTGGAAAGTCAAGGTGTCAGATGCGAGTTATCTTGATGGTCTTTGCTCAGTTAAtttcaatgaaatatattttgttctgAAAGAATGGTCTGACTCTGAAATGCACTTGTTCCGCTGTATGATCAATGCAACAAAAATCACAGTGAAAAAAGGATATTTCAGAAGCATGGAATATATTCAATTTCGCCATCTTAAGGAGCTGTATTTAGGCCCCACTTCATTATCTGTTTTACCATTTATTTCACACATACCTAGCTTAGAAAAACTAGTGGTTAAGAATAATATACCCATGTCCTTTAATGGCATCTCTGATTTGCCTCTTCTTCAGTTTGTAGATTTGAGTGGAAACTTTTTGATTATGAAGGACTGCTGTTCCCAATTTTTTCAAAGGACACCAAATATTCGATACATGAATTTCAGTCAGAACTCAGAGATAGGGATGACCAATAAGCCATTTTCCGGATTAGACTTGCTTGAAGTATTGGACCTCCACCATACAAAACTAGTCGTAGTTTTTTACTTTGGATTTTTACATGGTCTGAAAAATTTAAAGTATTTGGATATTTCTTACACAAGTATTACTTTAACAAGACAAATGTTTTTTCAGAACTTGAACAATTTGACTGTGCTTAAAATGGCGGGAAACAGTTTTCATGGTGATGCATTGACCTATGTCTTACAAAATATAACAGGCTTGGAGGTTCTTGATATCTCACACTGTGGCATTGAAGAAATCTCCAGGAGAACTTTTATTGGTACGCAGAAAATACGGCATTTATTTTTAAGCCGAAACAAGTTGATGATTTTGGATTTTCTGGCCCAACCAGAGCTTAATACCCTCACATCATTTTATGTAGATAAAAACAGCATTACTAGCGTCCCACTTCATGTTCTCCAAAATTTGCCCACAAACCTTTCAGAGTTTGATTTGTCCTCTAACCCCATCGATTGCTCCTGCTCCCAGACAGATTTTATTTCATGGATTATCAAAAATCAGAACATTTTGAAGCAACcagaaaatattttctgtaaaacctTTTCACCAAGCTCAGATTTTAGAGCAACAGACTTTGACACTGACAGCTGTGTGCACAAGAAGAGACTCACAATTGTTTTATCAGTATGTTTTGTTACAGTAGTAGTTCTTTCATCACTCTTGGTTTATAGGTTTCAGTTTCATCTTCAGTATTGCTGTATTTTACTGAGAGGCTACAGAACACCTGCACAACAAGAATGTACCTATGATGCATTTGTGATTTTCTCCAGCTATGATGAAGTCTGGGTCATGAATGAACTGATGGAGAATCTGGAGAACGGTGTTCCACcgattcagctttgccttcataTGCGGGACTTTCAAGCAGGGAAGTCCATCGCTTCCAACATTATTGATGAAGGAATAATGGGCAGTCGTAAAATCATTGTGGTTGTGTCTCAACACTTCATTGATAGTGCCTGGTGTCGCTTTGAGTTTGAATTAGCTCAGTCTCGCTTTATGATGGAGCGCAGTgccagcatcatcatcatcattctggAAGACGTGGAAGAGAGGAAGACTAAGAAAGTGTTTGGACTTCATAAGCATCTGAAAAAGAACACATACCTAAAATGGAGCAGAGAGCCTTTGAGTAAAATGAGATTCTGGATACGCCTCAGGAAAGCTATTTTAGAGCATTAA
- the LOC109100794 gene encoding tripartite motif-containing protein 16-like, translating into MSRSSTANQSRYSTLEKPRRSGRYSSSSSRNSSGEVLCDFCLAKKNKAVKSCLTCLTSFCETHLQAHYEYPALMKHKLVVATGQLREKICAEHDKLMEVFCRSDQACVCVMCIMEEHKKHDIVSAAAERTEKQKQLGAKLMASQQKTEERIKKWQDLRQAVASLKHSSQNVLDENERIFTELLRALERRHGEVKEMIRAQETLLLTRAEGHLARLEEEITLLRKKHNDLEQLSQSNDHIHFLQSWQSLSAPSGYEDLSKVTLAPHHSFDNAKKAIFDLKVRLEDISKEELNKISSAVKEVKILQTLDPAKREEFLEYSCQLSVDPSTAHPNLHLSDRNTVVRMSNEPKSYPEHPDRFDYWQQVLCKEGLAGGRYYWEVEWSGTEIDIAVTYRGIQRKGNNNAGSFGGNDKSWSLYCSESKYSFVHNSKRTAIAVPSSSRIGVYVDYEAGTVAFYSVSDTMKLLHKVQAKFTEPLYPGLGVWGYGTTVRL; encoded by the exons ATGTCTCGAAGCAGTACAGCAAACCAAAGCCGTTACAGCACTCTAGAGAAACCCCGGCGGTCTGGAAGATACAGCAGCTCCAGCAGCCGGAACAGCTCTGGAGAAGTGCTGTGTGATTTTTGTCTGGCTAAGAAGAACAAGGCAGTGAAGTCGTGTCTTACATGCTTAACCTCATTTTGTGAGACACATCTCCAGGCTCATTATGAGTATCCAGCTCTCATGAAACACAAACTGGTGGTGGCAACAGGGCAACTGCGTGAGAAGATCTGCGCGGAACATGATAAACTCATGGAGGTTTTCTGCCGTTCTGACCAAGCATGCGTTTGTGTTATGTGTATCATGGAGGAACACAAAAAACATGATATTGTTTCAGCAGCTGCTGAAAGGACAGAAAAACAG aaacaGCTTGGGGCTAAACTGATGGCTTCACAGCAGAAAACTgaagaaagaataaagaaatgGCAAGATCTCAGACAGGCAGTGGCCTCCCTAAAA CATTCATCTCAGAATGTACTGGATGAAAATGAGCGTATTTTCACTGAACTGCTGCGGGCACTAGAGAGGAGGCATGGAGAAGTGAAGGAGATGATCCGAGCCCAGGAAACCCTTCTGCTGACACGTGCAGAAGGACACCTGGCCAGGCTGGAGGAGGAGATTACATTACTGAGAAAGAAACACAATGACCTGGAGCAGCTGTCCCAATCCAACGATCATATCCATTTCTTACAG AGCTGGCAGTCTCTTTCTGCTCCTTCTGGATATGAAGACTTGTCCAAGGTGACATTAGCCCCTCATCACAGTTTTGACAATGCAAAGAAAGCCATCTTTGACCTCAAAGTGCGGTTAGAAGACATAAGCAAAGAAGAACTGAACAAAATCTCATCAGCAG TGAAGGAGGTTAAAATTCTCCAGACTCTGGATCCCGCAAAAAGGGAGGAGTTCTTAGAAT ATTCCTGTCAGCTCTCAGTGGATCCTTCAACAGCCCACCCAAACCTACACCTGTCAGACAGAAACACAGTGGTGCGGATGAGCAACGAGCCTAAGTCGTACCCGGAGCACCCCGATCGCTTCGATTACTGGCAGCAGGTGCTGTGTAAGGAGGGGCTGGCCGGCGGTCGCTACTACTGGGAAGTGGAGTGGAGTGGCACAGAAATAGACATCGCTGTGACTTACAGGGGGATTCAGAGGAAAGGAAATAACAATGCTGGCAGCTTTGGGGGGAATGACAAGTCTTGGAGTTTGTACTGCTCTGAATCCAAGTACTCTTTTGTACATAACAGCAAAAGAACAGCTATTGCTGTCCCCAGTTCTTCCAGGATAGGGGTGTATGTAGATTACGAGGCTGGAACAGTGGCATTTTACAGTGTGTCTGACACAATGAAGCTCTTGCACAAGGTTCAAGCTAAATTTACTGAGCCCCTTTACCCTGGCCTTGGAGTCTGGGGATACGGGACTACAGTACGACTGTAA